One genomic region from Thalassotalea sp. PS06 encodes:
- a CDS encoding XrtA-associated tyrosine autokinase, whose product MSTIEQALAKKQADLANKAKEESVDKSPAKKKATKKRTKPAASAAREKAEAKPEAKEVETVATANDTVEVKESVAPVAPEPEITEPVMVKSDEVEDVETMRATDPDPVVGEDVLELDLPMLENLGYLTAQDHSHNHRVQEEFREIKRNLLGNALTTKANKVKHPNLVMVSSALADEGKTFVAINLALSIAAEQDKTVLLVDADIYKPSVLRHCGIKPRKGLIEYLLGNIEEAGDIIYSTNVDKLKIMPTGTPHYLANELLASAKMTSLVEELASRYPDRIVIFDCPPILGLTETAALSQLMGQAIIAVEENKTPIQKVNRACAMLNEDLAKGLVLNKALQSHKELYGTNSYGYDNKTIIQ is encoded by the coding sequence ATGTCTACCATCGAACAAGCACTCGCTAAAAAACAGGCTGATTTGGCCAATAAAGCTAAAGAAGAAAGTGTAGACAAATCACCTGCGAAAAAGAAAGCAACTAAAAAACGTACTAAACCTGCGGCCTCCGCAGCTCGTGAAAAGGCTGAAGCAAAACCTGAAGCTAAAGAGGTTGAAACAGTCGCTACCGCAAACGACACGGTAGAAGTTAAAGAAAGCGTTGCTCCGGTAGCACCAGAGCCTGAAATTACCGAACCTGTCATGGTCAAATCCGATGAGGTTGAAGACGTTGAGACCATGCGTGCTACCGATCCCGATCCAGTTGTCGGTGAAGACGTATTAGAACTCGACCTACCGATGCTGGAAAACTTGGGTTACCTGACCGCTCAGGACCACTCCCACAATCATCGGGTGCAAGAAGAGTTTCGCGAGATCAAGCGTAACTTACTTGGTAATGCGCTAACCACTAAAGCAAACAAGGTTAAACACCCGAATCTGGTTATGGTTTCCAGTGCATTAGCAGACGAAGGTAAAACGTTTGTCGCCATCAATCTGGCTTTGAGTATTGCTGCTGAACAGGATAAAACCGTGTTGCTTGTCGACGCCGATATCTATAAACCAAGTGTATTACGCCATTGTGGTATCAAACCTCGTAAAGGTCTGATCGAATATCTGCTTGGCAATATTGAAGAAGCTGGCGACATTATCTATTCCACCAATGTCGACAAACTAAAAATCATGCCGACCGGCACACCGCACTATCTTGCCAATGAATTACTGGCAAGTGCGAAAATGACATCGCTAGTTGAGGAACTGGCGAGTCGTTATCCGGATCGTATCGTGATTTTTGATTGTCCTCCGATTTTAGGTCTGACTGAGACCGCTGCGCTTTCGCAATTAATGGGACAAGCCATTATTGCCGTTGAAGAAAATAAGACTCCGATTCAAAAAGTAAATCGAGCCTGTGCCATGTTAAATGAAGATTTAGCTAAAGGACTGGTGTTGAATAAAGCATTACAATCGCATAAGGAATTATATGGTACTAACAGTTACGGATACGATAATAAGACGATTATTCAATAA